One part of the Halobacteria archaeon AArc-dxtr1 genome encodes these proteins:
- a CDS encoding tRNA uridine(34) 5-carboxymethylaminomethyl modification radical SAM/GNAT enzyme Elp3, translating to MSTETPEPTETDAFEAVCETIVERILAGEIERDEVEKAKLEACSEHSAPKVPKNSELLDHAGEEHREVLEPVLRRKPVRTASGVSPVAIMTSPERCPHGKCLYCPGGPDSEFSSSQSYTGEEPAAARGVQNDYDPYGQVTLRLEQLREIGHPVDKVELILMGGTMTARSHDYQEWFVKRALEAMNEYDVDKEPEPAEGESFAQDPAEYDWTYVEDVIAENETADIRNIGTTFETKPDWCDPEQIDRMLDLGGTKVEVGVQTTYERINREMHRGHGTQDSIDANRRLRDAAFKVGFHMMPGQPGMSTEMCLEDFRRIFEQEQWKPDYLKIYPMLIVRDTATYDWWHKGEFDPLENEEAAELIAEIKDMIPRYTRLQRVQRDIPADFIDAGVWKSNLRQLARKRMDEHGWSCECIRCREVGMNDAEPDEIELDVMTYEACGGTEHFISFEDFEQDLLIGFCRLRFPGGEAGAAGRSSSDWSDVGPARDELENAALVRELHVYGSEVAMGDSGSDAQHQHQGYGRRLIGQAEEMAADAGYDKLSVISGIGAREYYREKLGYHQDGPYVSKSLR from the coding sequence GTGAGTACCGAGACGCCCGAACCGACCGAAACCGACGCGTTCGAAGCGGTCTGTGAGACGATAGTCGAGCGAATTCTCGCGGGCGAGATCGAACGCGACGAGGTCGAGAAAGCGAAACTCGAGGCCTGTTCGGAGCACTCGGCGCCGAAGGTGCCCAAGAACTCCGAGCTGCTCGACCACGCCGGCGAAGAGCACCGCGAGGTGTTAGAGCCGGTGCTTCGGCGCAAGCCGGTCCGCACCGCGTCGGGCGTCTCGCCGGTCGCGATCATGACCTCCCCGGAGCGCTGTCCCCACGGGAAGTGTCTCTACTGTCCCGGCGGTCCCGACTCCGAATTTTCGTCCTCGCAGAGCTACACGGGCGAGGAGCCCGCCGCGGCTCGCGGCGTCCAGAACGATTACGATCCCTACGGCCAGGTGACGTTGCGACTGGAGCAGCTTCGAGAGATCGGCCACCCGGTCGACAAGGTCGAACTGATCCTGATGGGCGGGACGATGACCGCCCGATCGCACGACTACCAGGAGTGGTTCGTCAAGCGCGCCCTGGAGGCGATGAACGAGTACGACGTCGACAAAGAGCCCGAACCTGCCGAGGGCGAGAGCTTCGCACAGGATCCCGCGGAGTACGACTGGACGTACGTTGAGGACGTTATCGCCGAAAACGAGACGGCGGATATCCGCAACATCGGGACCACCTTCGAGACGAAACCCGACTGGTGTGATCCCGAGCAGATCGATCGGATGCTCGACCTGGGCGGGACGAAAGTCGAGGTCGGCGTCCAGACGACCTACGAGCGCATCAATCGGGAGATGCACCGCGGCCACGGCACGCAGGACTCGATCGACGCCAACCGGCGGCTGCGCGACGCCGCGTTCAAGGTCGGCTTCCACATGATGCCCGGCCAGCCCGGGATGAGCACAGAAATGTGTCTCGAGGACTTCCGGCGCATCTTCGAGCAAGAGCAGTGGAAACCTGACTACCTCAAAATCTACCCGATGCTGATCGTCCGCGACACCGCCACCTACGACTGGTGGCACAAGGGAGAGTTCGATCCCCTCGAAAACGAGGAAGCCGCCGAGCTAATCGCCGAAATCAAGGACATGATTCCGCGCTATACGCGCCTCCAGCGTGTCCAGCGAGACATTCCCGCGGACTTCATCGACGCCGGCGTCTGGAAGTCGAATCTCCGCCAGCTCGCCCGGAAGCGGATGGACGAACACGGCTGGTCCTGCGAGTGTATCCGCTGTCGCGAGGTCGGCATGAACGACGCCGAACCTGACGAGATAGAGCTTGATGTCATGACCTACGAGGCCTGTGGCGGGACGGAACACTTCATCTCGTTCGAGGACTTCGAGCAGGACCTCCTGATCGGCTTCTGCCGACTCCGGTTCCCCGGCGGTGAGGCCGGCGCAGCCGGGCGATCCTCATCGGACTGGTCCGACGTAGGTCCGGCCAGAGACGAACTCGAAAACGCCGCGCTGGTTCGCGAACTCCACGTCTACGGCTCGGAGGTCGCGATGGGCGATTCGGGATCCGATGCGCAGCACCAACACCAGGGGTACGGGCGTCGACTCATCGGACAAGCCGAAGAGATGGCTGCCGACGCGGGGTACGATAAGCTGAGCGTCATCTCGGGGATCGGTGCCCGTGAGTACTACCGCGAGAAGCTCGGCTACCACCAGGACGGGCCGTACGTGAGCAAGTCCCTTCGCTAA
- a CDS encoding HTTM domain-containing protein: MADTRSGLDRAADRSPSVSERLHTALVPRLGVDLRALAAFRIALGAIVLADLVFLRLPGLVTFYTDAGIFPRSTLAETYPTFATFSIHALSGAAWVQGVLFAVTGFAALSLLVGYRTRLATGLSALLLASLFARNPLVLNGGDTILLSLLAIGLFLPLGARWSLDARRYSIHGPSRPDSARGNDHVFSLATAVLLSHLVVIYTINALLKYRSDPWMAGTAVQRIFHVDEFVVLFGPSLADNAVLLAATNWLWTVLLTLAPFLIVYTGRLRIALVAAFIASHLGMAATMRLGAFPFVMVAALLAFLPPQIWDRMDPLAERVAAWLDRRPLLDRVGQRAGPDVLWTRTAVSMRRTIRIGSAVLLICGFTALVAWQAAGAGLVDAPAGSDGELSDGSWAFFAPNPPDTSSWYVVEATLESGETIDAADGGAVTFDRPPDVAATYPTTLWHRHGSEIRYADDTHYEPTAAYVCENVADDLESVTIYYVEQSVGPNGPGGDPVLDERITRTC; this comes from the coding sequence ATGGCGGACACCCGGAGTGGACTCGACCGCGCCGCCGACCGCTCCCCGTCAGTCTCCGAACGACTGCACACCGCACTTGTGCCGCGACTCGGCGTCGATCTCCGCGCGCTCGCGGCATTTCGAATCGCGCTCGGTGCCATCGTGCTCGCCGATCTGGTGTTCCTTCGGCTTCCGGGGCTGGTCACGTTCTACACGGATGCTGGGATCTTTCCACGGTCGACTCTCGCGGAGACGTACCCGACATTTGCGACCTTCTCGATTCACGCCCTTTCTGGCGCTGCGTGGGTGCAGGGGGTCCTGTTCGCCGTCACCGGTTTTGCTGCCCTCTCCCTGCTGGTCGGCTACCGGACCCGACTCGCCACGGGGCTCTCTGCGCTCTTGCTTGCTTCGCTGTTCGCACGAAATCCCCTCGTACTAAACGGCGGCGACACAATCTTGCTCTCGCTGCTAGCCATCGGCCTATTCTTGCCACTTGGCGCACGCTGGTCGCTCGACGCTCGTCGCTATTCGATTCACGGACCGTCCCGTCCCGATTCCGCGCGAGGCAACGACCATGTGTTCTCCCTTGCAACCGCCGTCCTCCTCTCGCACCTCGTGGTCATCTACACGATCAACGCGCTCCTCAAGTACCGGAGCGATCCGTGGATGGCGGGGACGGCGGTTCAGCGGATCTTCCACGTCGACGAGTTCGTCGTCCTCTTCGGACCATCTCTCGCCGATAACGCGGTACTGCTTGCCGCAACGAACTGGCTCTGGACTGTCCTCCTCACGCTCGCGCCGTTCCTGATCGTATACACTGGCCGGCTACGGATCGCGCTCGTCGCCGCGTTCATCGCCAGCCATCTCGGGATGGCGGCGACGATGCGTCTCGGAGCCTTCCCATTTGTCATGGTCGCGGCCTTGCTCGCTTTCCTCCCGCCCCAAATCTGGGACCGCATGGATCCCCTCGCGGAACGCGTCGCGGCCTGGCTCGATCGCCGTCCGCTCCTCGATCGCGTCGGCCAGCGGGCTGGTCCCGACGTTCTCTGGACGAGGACCGCTGTCTCGATGCGACGCACGATCCGGATCGGGAGCGCCGTGCTTCTCATCTGTGGATTCACCGCCCTCGTCGCCTGGCAGGCGGCGGGCGCCGGGCTCGTCGACGCGCCTGCAGGTTCCGACGGCGAACTGTCGGACGGGAGCTGGGCGTTCTTCGCCCCGAACCCGCCCGACACCTCTAGCTGGTACGTCGTCGAGGCCACGCTCGAATCGGGCGAGACGATCGACGCCGCCGACGGCGGCGCAGTCACGTTCGATCGGCCGCCGGACGTTGCAGCGACGTACCCGACGACGCTCTGGCACCGCCACGGCTCGGAGATCCGATACGCAGACGACACTCACTACGAGCCCACGGCCGCGTACGTCTGTGAGAACGTGGCCGACGATCTCGAGTCGGTGACAATCTACTACGTCGAGCAGTCGGTCGGTCCGAACGGACCGGGCGGCGATCCGGTTCTCGACGAGCGGATCACGCGCACCTGTTGA
- a CDS encoding TrmB family transcriptional regulator: MTTDESEAVNAFSRLGLTSYEAKVFIALQRLGTGTARDVATTTDVPRSQVYSVAESLEERGLLEVQQSSPIRYRPVSVEEAQETLRERFENEQDRAFEYVETVREETEGEEEQEDIWTVRGRPRVDSRVVELLSNAEDRILFGTRLPELLTPEIADALAQRAEEGVTVTGVSRSEAIRSRIEAIEGAVAYSPPDRRDTDDRSGRIVLVDGDSILLSVVDDDGSETAIWSAGSLFASVLIQLIEASEVALEPRE, encoded by the coding sequence GTGACTACCGACGAGTCCGAGGCGGTAAATGCGTTCTCGCGGCTCGGATTGACCAGCTACGAGGCGAAAGTGTTCATCGCGCTCCAGCGACTTGGCACCGGCACCGCGCGAGACGTGGCGACGACGACCGACGTCCCCCGATCGCAGGTGTACAGCGTCGCCGAGAGTCTCGAGGAACGAGGGCTGCTTGAAGTCCAGCAGTCGAGCCCGATCCGGTACCGGCCGGTGAGCGTCGAGGAAGCCCAAGAGACGCTTCGGGAGCGCTTCGAGAACGAACAGGATCGAGCGTTCGAGTACGTCGAAACGGTCAGAGAGGAAACCGAAGGCGAAGAAGAGCAAGAGGACATCTGGACGGTCCGAGGACGCCCGCGCGTCGACAGTCGCGTCGTCGAGTTGCTCTCGAACGCCGAGGATCGGATCCTCTTCGGGACGCGCTTACCGGAGCTTCTAACCCCAGAAATTGCCGATGCGCTCGCACAACGAGCCGAGGAAGGCGTGACCGTAACGGGCGTCAGCCGGTCGGAGGCAATTCGCAGTCGCATCGAAGCCATCGAGGGAGCTGTGGCGTACTCCCCTCCGGATCGACGAGACACCGACGACCGGTCGGGCCGAATCGTCCTCGTCGACGGCGACAGCATCCTGCTGAGCGTCGTCGACGACGACGGCAGCGAGACGGCGATCTGGAGCGCAGGCTCGCTGTTCGCTTCCGTCCTCATTCAGCTGATCGAAGCGAGCGAAGTCGCGCTCGAACCTCGCGAGTGA
- the rqcH gene encoding ribosome rescue protein RqcH: MDPKRELTSVDLAALVRELGAYEGAKVDKAYLYGDDLLRLKMRDFDRGRMELVCEVGEVKRAHLVAPERIPDAPGRPPQFAMMLRNRLSGADFVGVEQFEFDRILEFVFERDDGTTRIIVELFGQGNVAVTDGEYEVIDCLETVRLKSRTVVPGSRYEFPDSRTNPLTISREVFDHEMDESDSDVVRTLATQLNFGGLYAEEVCTRAGVEKAMEIADADEDVYDRLYGAIERLAIDIRTGAVEPRLYFESADGEGANGEDAGEAGTDSTPDRVVDVTPFPLEEHAELAADPFESFTAALDEYFFRLDLDDGEPDPTDQRPDFEEQIAKHERIIDQQEGAIEGFEQQAQAQREQAELLYANYGLVDEILTTVQAAREQDRPWDEIEARFEEGTERGIEAAEAVVDVDGSEGTVTVDVEGEQIELLARDGVEKNADRLYTEAKRIAEKKEGALAAIEDTREQLAEIERRRDEWEADDSADETDEVDEAAEADERDWLAAPSIPIRENEPWFDRFRWFHTSDGYLVIGGRNADQNEELVKKYLEPGDKVLHTQAHGGPVTVLKATDPSEASSSDIELPASSIEEAAQFAVSYASVWKDGRYAGDVYAVDSDQVTKTPESGEYLEKGGFAIRGDRTYYDDTPVGVAVGIQCEPYTRVIGGPPSAIEGRAETTIAVEPGRYAQGDAAKRMYRQFRDRFADESFVRKIASPDRIQHFLPPGGSRIVEE; the protein is encoded by the coding sequence ATGGATCCGAAGCGGGAACTGACCAGCGTCGACCTCGCCGCCCTCGTCCGCGAACTGGGTGCCTACGAGGGGGCGAAAGTCGACAAGGCCTATCTCTACGGCGACGATCTCCTGCGGCTGAAGATGCGGGACTTTGACCGCGGGCGGATGGAACTCGTCTGTGAGGTTGGCGAGGTCAAGCGCGCCCACCTGGTCGCCCCCGAGCGCATCCCCGACGCGCCGGGGCGGCCGCCTCAGTTTGCGATGATGCTCAGAAATCGACTCTCGGGCGCCGACTTCGTCGGCGTCGAGCAGTTCGAGTTCGACCGCATTCTCGAGTTCGTCTTCGAGCGCGACGACGGTACCACGAGAATCATCGTCGAACTGTTCGGCCAGGGGAACGTCGCCGTCACCGACGGCGAGTACGAGGTGATCGACTGTCTGGAGACGGTTCGCCTCAAATCGCGGACCGTCGTTCCGGGCTCGCGCTACGAGTTCCCCGACAGCCGGACGAACCCCCTTACGATCTCCCGAGAGGTGTTCGACCACGAGATGGACGAGTCCGACAGCGACGTGGTCCGGACGCTCGCGACCCAACTCAACTTCGGCGGGCTCTACGCCGAGGAGGTATGTACCCGCGCCGGCGTCGAGAAGGCGATGGAGATCGCCGACGCCGACGAGGACGTCTACGACCGCCTCTACGGCGCGATCGAGCGCCTCGCAATCGACATTCGGACCGGCGCCGTCGAGCCGCGGTTGTATTTCGAGTCGGCGGACGGAGAGGGGGCGAACGGAGAGGATGCGGGCGAAGCGGGGACCGACTCGACCCCTGACCGCGTCGTCGACGTCACTCCCTTCCCGCTCGAGGAACACGCCGAACTGGCGGCCGATCCCTTCGAGAGCTTCACCGCCGCTCTCGACGAGTACTTCTTCCGGCTCGATCTGGACGACGGCGAGCCGGACCCGACCGACCAGCGCCCAGACTTCGAGGAACAGATCGCCAAACACGAGCGCATCATCGACCAGCAGGAGGGCGCCATCGAGGGCTTCGAACAGCAGGCCCAAGCACAGCGCGAGCAGGCCGAGTTGCTGTACGCCAACTACGGCCTGGTTGACGAGATCCTGACGACCGTCCAGGCGGCCCGCGAGCAGGACCGCCCCTGGGACGAGATCGAAGCGCGCTTCGAGGAGGGCACAGAGCGCGGTATCGAGGCCGCCGAGGCGGTCGTCGACGTCGACGGCAGCGAGGGGACGGTCACCGTCGACGTCGAGGGTGAACAGATCGAGCTGCTGGCCCGCGACGGCGTCGAGAAGAACGCAGATCGGCTCTACACCGAGGCAAAGCGGATCGCCGAGAAGAAAGAGGGGGCACTCGCGGCCATCGAGGACACTCGCGAGCAGCTCGCCGAAATCGAGCGCCGCCGAGACGAGTGGGAGGCCGACGACAGTGCTGACGAGACCGACGAGGTCGACGAGGCTGCCGAAGCCGACGAGCGAGACTGGCTCGCTGCACCCTCTATCCCGATCCGTGAGAACGAGCCCTGGTTCGATCGGTTCCGCTGGTTCCACACGAGCGACGGCTACCTCGTCATCGGCGGGCGCAACGCAGACCAGAACGAGGAACTGGTCAAGAAGTATCTCGAACCGGGCGACAAAGTGCTCCACACGCAGGCTCACGGCGGCCCCGTCACCGTCCTGAAGGCGACCGATCCGAGCGAGGCCTCCTCGTCGGATATCGAACTCCCGGCGTCGAGCATCGAGGAGGCTGCCCAGTTCGCCGTCTCCTACGCCTCAGTTTGGAAAGACGGCCGGTACGCGGGCGACGTCTACGCCGTCGACTCCGATCAGGTGACCAAGACCCCCGAGAGCGGGGAGTACTTGGAGAAAGGTGGCTTCGCAATTCGGGGCGACCGAACCTACTACGACGACACGCCGGTCGGCGTCGCCGTCGGCATCCAGTGTGAGCCTTACACCCGCGTCATCGGCGGTCCGCCGAGTGCTATCGAGGGCCGGGCCGAGACGACCATCGCAGTCGAACCCGGCCGGTACGCCCAGGGCGACGCCGCGAAGCGAATGTACCGCCAGTTCCGGGACCGGTTCGCAGACGAATCGTTCGTCCGAAAGATCGCCAGCCCGGACCGTATCCAGCACTTCCTGCCGCCGGGCGGGAGCAGGATCGTCGAGGAGTGA
- a CDS encoding DUF4013 domain-containing protein has translation MPYCSNCGAETEAGQRYCSACGAALHDVDEPGTGDADDATGAGRAPVASTASEPDGSRDAAGNESRDAAGNESRDASGTKVDAGADSIDATLEQDIDTVLEDAIRYPGRNGWGTVLIGGVLGLFSFLLIPIVLLAGYFVRVTEHAATQRPNPPRFDDWVDLLRLGALVIVAFVPFLIVSGVVIAAVGAASDGLAALVSLLAYYVAPAILLRFAVTQSLSETYDVDRMQALLTHRTYVVGLLVLIVVAVLGWFAVIFISLASVLTIVGWIIIIPTAVFYYLAVLHTLLGRISLEIQFADEPETTRTGHAETDPF, from the coding sequence ATGCCCTACTGCTCGAACTGTGGCGCAGAGACCGAGGCCGGGCAGCGGTACTGCTCTGCGTGCGGAGCTGCCCTCCATGACGTCGACGAGCCAGGTACCGGCGACGCAGACGACGCTACAGGCGCTGGCCGAGCTCCTGTCGCATCCACAGCCAGCGAGCCGGACGGAAGCCGAGACGCTGCCGGAAACGAAAGCCGAGACGCTGCCGGAAACGAAAGCCGAGACGCTTCCGGAACGAAGGTCGATGCTGGCGCTGACTCCATCGACGCTACGTTAGAGCAGGATATCGACACCGTTCTGGAGGACGCAATCAGGTACCCCGGCCGAAACGGCTGGGGCACGGTGCTGATCGGCGGCGTGCTGGGATTGTTCTCGTTTCTGCTCATCCCGATCGTCCTGCTGGCGGGCTACTTCGTTCGGGTAACCGAACACGCGGCGACCCAGCGACCGAACCCGCCTCGTTTCGACGACTGGGTCGACCTCCTCCGACTCGGCGCGCTGGTGATCGTCGCGTTCGTCCCGTTTTTGATCGTCAGCGGCGTGGTGATCGCGGCGGTCGGCGCCGCAAGCGACGGATTGGCCGCGCTGGTCTCGCTGTTGGCGTACTACGTCGCCCCGGCGATTCTGCTGCGTTTTGCGGTCACACAGTCTCTCTCTGAGACGTACGATGTGGACCGCATGCAGGCGCTTTTAACCCACAGAACGTACGTCGTCGGCCTCCTCGTCCTCATCGTCGTGGCCGTCCTCGGCTGGTTCGCCGTCATCTTCATCAGTCTCGCCTCGGTGCTGACGATCGTCGGCTGGATCATCATCATTCCCACGGCGGTGTTCTACTATCTGGCGGTCTTGCACACGCTTTTGGGCCGCATTTCCCTGGAGATTCAGTTCGCGGACGAGCCCGAGACAACACGGACGGGACACGCCGAAACCGATCCGTTCTAG
- a CDS encoding sensor domain-containing protein has translation MTSAESPSRGVRGGIGDAVGVVAEGQTYKNLLYLALAFPLAMIYSMLLMLGFMFGAFLSIALVGIAVLIATVLGSRLLAGAERWLANALLGLDLKRSADVYSADQTGLWATVRAYLEAKSTWQGLGFLMLKFWVALTAFILLFLFASVLSLVTAPLRYPHEVEFITVNDQPIVWTIDTLPEALLAVPIGLGLGLAFLHLLNGFAHVCKRMAVALLGEPASSKDASGPTDGAPPSGGDSDYTETKSVSESEPTAAETESTAKIGPESVGASRSRKA, from the coding sequence ATGACGTCCGCAGAGTCTCCGAGTCGGGGGGTTCGAGGCGGGATCGGCGACGCCGTCGGGGTCGTCGCAGAGGGCCAAACGTACAAAAATCTGCTCTACCTCGCGCTCGCGTTTCCGCTGGCGATGATCTACTCGATGCTCCTCATGCTCGGGTTCATGTTCGGCGCGTTCCTCTCGATCGCCCTCGTCGGGATCGCCGTGTTGATCGCGACGGTACTTGGCTCCCGGCTGCTCGCGGGCGCAGAGCGCTGGCTCGCGAACGCCTTGTTGGGTCTCGACCTGAAACGGTCGGCGGACGTCTATTCGGCCGACCAGACCGGGCTATGGGCTACCGTTCGGGCGTACCTCGAAGCGAAGTCGACGTGGCAGGGACTGGGCTTTCTCATGCTGAAGTTCTGGGTCGCCCTCACCGCGTTTATCCTGCTCTTCCTGTTCGCCAGTGTGCTGTCGCTCGTGACCGCGCCGTTACGATACCCACACGAGGTGGAGTTTATCACGGTCAACGACCAGCCGATCGTCTGGACAATCGACACGCTGCCGGAGGCGCTGCTCGCGGTACCGATCGGACTCGGCCTCGGGCTCGCCTTTTTGCACCTGTTGAACGGGTTCGCCCACGTCTGTAAGCGGATGGCAGTCGCATTGCTCGGTGAGCCGGCGTCGTCCAAGGACGCTTCAGGACCGACCGACGGGGCGCCGCCGTCCGGGGGTGATTCAGACTACACCGAGACGAAGTCGGTGTCAGAAAGCGAGCCGACAGCGGCCGAGACGGAATCGACGGCCAAAATCGGTCCGGAGTCGGTCGGGGCGAGCCGCAGTCGCAAGGCCTAA
- a CDS encoding mRNA surveillance protein pelota, with protein MQITSRETLDSGRERVTVVPESVDDLWHLQYVLEPGDRVAGDTTRRIQRNDEQMRDTGGEREHMWVAIAVDDIEFHKFANRLRVGGEIVACSREDQLGFHHTLNVEEREELSIEKWWKPDQEARLEEAEEATENPDVAIATVEEGQAHVHTVAQYGTEERATLTGPTGKGEFARERSELFAELGTVLSRMDVDAIILAGPGFTKQDALKYFDRNEPDLTELITTVDTAGVGDRGVHEVLKRGAVADVQKETRIESEAEAIDELTQRIAQGAKAAYGPEEVQKAAEFGAIEELLIVDDRLRQERGPEGEWTIDVDEIVRTAEQKGGEVTVFSSEFPPGQQLSNLGGIAALLRYRID; from the coding sequence ATGCAGATCACGAGCCGGGAGACGCTCGACAGCGGCCGCGAGCGCGTCACCGTCGTCCCCGAGAGCGTCGACGACCTCTGGCACCTCCAGTACGTCTTAGAGCCCGGCGATCGCGTCGCGGGCGATACGACCCGGCGGATCCAGCGCAACGACGAGCAGATGCGCGACACCGGCGGCGAACGCGAGCACATGTGGGTCGCCATCGCCGTCGACGATATCGAGTTTCACAAGTTCGCCAACCGGCTCCGGGTTGGCGGCGAGATCGTCGCCTGTTCGCGCGAGGACCAGCTCGGATTTCACCACACGCTGAACGTCGAAGAGCGCGAGGAGCTCTCGATCGAGAAGTGGTGGAAACCCGACCAGGAGGCCCGTCTCGAGGAGGCAGAGGAGGCCACCGAAAATCCCGACGTCGCTATCGCCACCGTCGAGGAGGGCCAGGCTCACGTCCACACGGTCGCCCAGTACGGCACCGAAGAGCGCGCGACGCTCACCGGGCCCACAGGGAAAGGCGAGTTCGCCCGCGAGCGCTCCGAACTCTTCGCGGAACTCGGAACCGTCCTCTCTCGGATGGACGTCGACGCGATCATCCTCGCCGGCCCCGGCTTCACGAAGCAGGACGCCCTGAAGTACTTCGATCGCAACGAGCCCGACCTCACCGAGTTGATCACGACCGTCGACACAGCCGGCGTCGGCGACCGCGGCGTCCACGAGGTGTTAAAACGGGGCGCCGTCGCGGACGTCCAGAAGGAGACCCGCATCGAGAGCGAAGCCGAGGCGATCGACGAGCTTACCCAGCGAATCGCCCAGGGTGCGAAGGCCGCCTACGGACCCGAAGAGGTCCAGAAAGCCGCCGAGTTCGGGGCGATCGAGGAGCTGCTGATCGTCGACGACCGGCTGCGACAGGAGCGCGGCCCCGAGGGCGAGTGGACGATCGACGTCGACGAGATCGTTCGCACGGCTGAGCAGAAAGGTGGCGAGGTGACGGTCTTCTCAAGTGAGTTCCCGCCCGGCCAGCAGCTCTCGAATCTCGGGGGAATCGCGGCGCTGTTGCGGTACCGGATCGACTGA